TGCGCAAAAGCTTTTGGGTTAGCATTGATGAAAATAGCGCTTGCTGACAATCGTTCGTGTCATGTGATGCTATTTTCAACGGAAACGGTACATTACCAGTTATCCTCATCTAACGGTCTACAAGATCTTATCAAATTTTTAAATCAATCATTTAGAGGGGGCACGGATTTAAGTGCCTGTTTGGATGATGTTGCAGAAAAACTAAATAGCCCTGCATGGAAAGATGCTGATGCTGTTGTTATTTCTGACTTTGTCGCCCAAAGGTTACCCGAAAACCTAATCAACAAAATCAAAAAAAGCCAACAGCAACAGCACAATCGCTTCCATGCGGTTACCCTATCCAATTACGGTAAACCCAGCATCATGAAAATATTTGACCATATATGGCGTTTTGATACTGGATTAAAAAGTCGTTTACTTCGACGCTGGCGTCAATAATTACAGCATATCAGCGAAAGCTAAACGGGTATCTTTTTCCCACACACCGCACTGCACTTGTCCAATATGCTCTTTTTGCAGAAGTAGCATTACTAAACGCGATTGACCGATACCACCACCAATAGTTTGTGGCATATCGCCATGCATTAATGCTTTGTGCCAATCAAGCTCTAAGCGCTTAGTATCATCTGTCAGAGTTAACTGGCGCATTAATGTTTCAGGATCAACACGGATACCCATTGATGACAACTCAAACGCATCTTGTAATACAGGGTTCCAGACTAAAATGTCACCGTTTAAACCTTCAAATCCCTCTTCGTTTGGTGTCGTCCAGTCATCATAATCAGGCGCTCTAACATCATGAGATTCGCCACTTGAAAGTTTGCCACCAATACCAATTAAGAAAACGGCACCATATTCTTTTGCTATCGCTTTTTCACGACCTTTAGCATCAAGGTCAGGATAACGGCGCAATAACTCTTCAGTGTGGATAAATTGAATTTGATCTGGTAGGAACGGTACCAGACCAAATTCTTCGCTGACGGCTTTTTCAGTTTCTTTTATTGCCTGATAAATTTTACCCACTGTCTGCTTAAGATAAGGAACAGTACGATCCTTAGCTTCCATCACTTTTTCCCAGTCCCACTGATCAACATACACTGAGTGGATCTGAGTTAAGCGATCTTCGTCTGGTCGCAACGCTTTCATATGTGTATAAAGCCCCTGACCAGAACTAAATCCAAAACGACCTAACGTTTTACGCTTCCATTTAGCTAATGAATGAACGACTTCAAAGGTAGAATCTGGTAAAGATTTGACTTTAACTTGTACCGCCTTCTCATGCCCAGATAAGTTATCTTGAGTTCCATCACCAAGGCGACTTAAGATCGGTCCTTGAACTTCAATCAGTCCTAATTCTTTTTCCAGCAGGCGAGAAAAATATGATTTAACAAAGCTAATTTGCTGTTGAGTCTGAATGAATGATTTTTCCATTTTTATGTCCCTAGTGGTGATGTTGTGTTTCGCTGATATA
This genomic stretch from Proteus vulgaris harbors:
- the asnA gene encoding asparagine synthetase AsnA; the protein is MEKSFIQTQQQISFVKSYFSRLLEKELGLIEVQGPILSRLGDGTQDNLSGHEKAVQVKVKSLPDSTFEVVHSLAKWKRKTLGRFGFSSGQGLYTHMKALRPDEDRLTQIHSVYVDQWDWEKVMEAKDRTVPYLKQTVGKIYQAIKETEKAVSEEFGLVPFLPDQIQFIHTEELLRRYPDLDAKGREKAIAKEYGAVFLIGIGGKLSSGESHDVRAPDYDDWTTPNEEGFEGLNGDILVWNPVLQDAFELSSMGIRVDPETLMRQLTLTDDTKRLELDWHKALMHGDMPQTIGGGIGQSRLVMLLLQKEHIGQVQCGVWEKDTRLAFADML